In Alosa alosa isolate M-15738 ecotype Scorff River chromosome 19, AALO_Geno_1.1, whole genome shotgun sequence, a genomic segment contains:
- the scaf8 gene encoding SR-related and CTD-associated factor 8 translates to MEAVKAFNGELYSLNEYKPPISKAKMTQITKSAIKAIKFYKHVVQSVEKFVQKCKPEYKVPGLYVIDSIVRQSRHQFGQEKDVFAPRFSKNIIGTFQNLYRCPSDDKSKIVRVLNLWQKNQVFKSDIIQPLLDMAAGLPPPSVTPVTSSSAAPVNSTTPGTPATPATPANIVQSLPDWAAQISNTDTVAAVAQILQSPQGQQLQQLVQSLQMQQQKPQPSLLQALDAGLVVQLQALTAQLTAAAAANTLNPLEQRVSSFNKKLLGQFDFGNEAERQEETKKETAQPQLPMVSESINSSIFHQLAEQLQQQNLEQFQKQLLEHQQHQQKTMSMESQESLYGPDNTSTPTQGGSQLQLPETDSKMDDSIDNQQQDMDIDEGQDTMDEEMFETDEKKTSGTRSRSRSRSRSRSPRKRRSRSRSGSRKRKHRKRSRSRSRDRKRKSSRSYSSERRAREREKERQKKGLPPIRSKFLSVCSTTLWVGQVDKKATQQDLTNLFEEFGQIESINMIPPRGCAYICMVHRQDAYRARQKLSTGSFKIGSKVIKIAWALNKGVKQEYKQFWDVDLGVTYIPWEKVKLDDLEGFAEGGMIDQETVNSDWEAQKNAEAAKETQSQAAAAEASVVTNAQSEAYAQPVTMMPVQIPVAQSAVPAVGLVPPSFPVTMAMPPPGFGPPPPFMRAGFNASQPPPGFMPPGVAQTTVGTGLQSAAASLVQPSMSGTQESSKDSLYGAMLPQAGFLPQGIPGVYNPLGVQQQQQQQQQQQQQLQQQQQQQQQHQQQQQQGGMEKAQQPSEGMDAGSAELTLQGMHNAVRSGMGLLGMHPSTALGHQLTGQRMPGLLPLELRPNLLQGANARFPLLMQQGLSHQASLLDASLQAQVQAQAQAQARLRAPFQQMEAFSRASNTPAASTDKPEEEAPSRAEGNAQQDGDQDYRFPPPEKKQSTGLLRTPPPEMREPATTRPPLLERPPRPSLLGDGRKEALAGGFRGESRWGPPRGDFDERDIRGSTTGTPKGFQEERPMANFPNRFEMRSGGATAAAGASASAAAGGGGGGGGGGASGAGSAAGGPAWNRGGPAFNADVHKDFDDRRRPWERQRDRDERERDFDFRREMNGNRHSRERDRERERERDRDP, encoded by the exons ttctacaaacatgTGGTCCAGAGCGTTGAGAAGTTCGTTCAGAAG TGCAAACCAGAGTACAAGGTCCCAGGGTTGTACGTCATTGACTCAATTGTACGACAGTCACGGCACCAGTTCGGTCAGGAAAAAGATGTGTTTGCGCCACGGTTCAGCAAAAACATCATTGGAACCTTTCAGAACCTCTACCGATGTCCATCTGATGACAAA AGTAAGATTGTCAGGGTCCTAAACTTGTGGCAGAAGAACCAAGTCTTCAAAAGTGACATCATCCAGCCTCTGCTGGATATGGCGGCTGGTCTGCCACCCCCCAGCGTCACACCAGTCACTTCCAGTTCTGCTGCGCCGGTCAACAGCACTACTCCTG GTACTCCTGCCACTCCAGCGACCCCTGCTAACATAGTGCAGAGTCTACCAGACTGGGCCGCACAGATATCCAACACGGATACGGTGGCTGCAGTGGCTCAAATTCTACAGAGCCCCCAGGGCCAACAG CTCCAGCAGCTTGTGCAGAGTCTGCAGATGCAGCAGCAGAAGCCGCAGCCGTCCCTGTTGCAGGCGCTGGACGCAGGCCTGGTGGTACAGCTACAGGCCCTCACCGCCCAGCTCacggccgccgccgccgccaacACACTCAACCCACTGGAGCAGCGGGTCTCCTCCTTCAACAAG AAACTGTTGGGGCAGTTTGACTTTGGGAATGAAGCTGAGCGGCAAGAGGAGACGAAAAAGGAAACGGCGCAGCCTCAATT gcccATGGTGTCTGAGTCCATCAACAGCTCCATCTTCCATCAGTTGgctgagcagctgcagcagcagaatCTGGAGCAGTTCCAGAAGCAACTGCTGGAAcaccagcagcatcagcagaag ACTATGTCGATGGAGAGTCAAGAATCCCTGTATGGCCCAGATAACACATCCACGCCCACACAGGGCGGCAGCCAACTCCAGCTACCGGAGACAGACTCCAAGATGGATGACTCCATAGACAACCAGCAGCAG GACATGGACATAGATGAGGGGCAAGACACTATGGACGAGGAGATGTTTGAGACCGATGAGAAGAAGACCAGTGGCACACGCTCCAGGTCTCGCTCCAGGTCTCGCTCCAG ATCTCCCCGCAAAAGACGGTCAAGGTCACGCTCTGGGTCTCGGAAGCGAAAACACCGCAAGCGCTCCCGCTCCCGGTCACGAGACCGCAAGAGGAAGTCCTCACGCTCCTATTCCAGTGAACGCCGCGCACGAGAGCGAGAAAAAGAGCGACAGAAGAAGGGGCTCCCTCCCATACGCTCCAAATTCCTCAGTG ttTGCAGCACTACTCTCTGGGTGGGCCAAGTGGACAAGAAGGCCACACAGCAGGACCTCACCAACCTGTTCGAGGAGTTTGGTCAAATTGAATCAATCAAT ATGATTCCCCCCAGGGGCTGTGCCTACATCTGCATGGTGCACAGACAGGATGCCTACCGTGCACGACAGAAGCTCAGCACCGGCTCCTTCAAGATTGGTTCCAAGGTCATCAAG ATTGCATGGGCACTCAATAAGGGTGTGAAGCAGGAATATAAACAGTTCTGGGATGTGGACCTTGGCGTTACCTACATCCCTTGGGAAAAAGTCAAGCTTGATGACCTGGAAGGCTTTGCTGAAGGAGGAATGATTGATCAAGAAACCGTTAATAGTG ACTGGGAGGCTCAGAAGAATGCCGAGGCAGCCAAGGAGACACAGAGCCAGGCTGCCGCAGCTGAGGCCAGTGTTGTCACTAACGCCCAGAGCGAGGCCTACGCCCAACCCGTCACCATGATGcctgtacag ATCCCCGTGGCACAGTCTGCTGTCCCTGCGGTAGGCCTGGTGCCGCCTTCGTTTCCGGTTACCATGGCGATGCCCCCGCCTGGCTTTGGTCCTCCTCCGCCTTTCATGAGAGCAGGCTTCAACGCCTCTCAGCCTCCACCAG GATTCATGCCTCCAGGAGTTGCTCAGACCACTGTGGGGACTGGTCTCCAATCAGCCGCAGCAT CACTAGTGCAGCCTTCCATGTCTGGCACACAGGAGAGCAGTAAGGACTCTCTGTACGGAGCTATGCTCCCCCAGGCTGGCTTCTTGCCTCAGGGCATCCCTGGAGTCTACAACCCTTTGGgagtccagcagcagcagcagcagcagcaacaacaacaacagcagctgcagcagcagcagcaacagcaacaacaacatcaacagcagcagcagcagggaggCATGGAAAAAGCACAGCAGCCTTCAGAGGGCATGGACGCCGGAAGTGCAGAGCTCACACTGCAAG GGATGCATAACGCGGTGCGCAGCGGCATGGGTCTGCTTGGCATGCACCCCTCGACAGCTCTTGGCCATCAGCTCACAGGCCAGAGGATGCCTGGCCTTCTGCCCTTGGAGCTCCGGCCCAATCTCCTTCAGGGTGCCAATGCCCGCTTTCCACTGCTCATGCAACAAGGCCTTTCCCACCAGGCCAGCCTGCTGGACGCCTCCCTCCAGGCGCAAGTCCAGGCACAGGCCCAAGCCCAAGCTCGTCTACGGGCCCCCTTCCAGCAGATGGAGGCCTTCAGCAGGGCCTCTAACACCCCAGCTGCTAGCACAGACAAGCCTGAGGAGGAGGCCCCAAGCAGGGCAGAGGGCAACGCTCAGCAGGACGGAGACCAGGACTACCGCTTCCCCCCGCCAGAGAAGAAACAGAGCACCGGCCTGCTAAGGACCCCCCCACCCGAGATGCGGGAGCCGGCCACCACCAGACCCCCACTCCTGGAGAGACCTCCACGACCCTCGCTTCTAGGGGACGGTCGCAAAGAAGCCCTGGCCGGAGGCTTCCGAGGCGAAAGCCGTTGGGGGCCACCCAGAGGAGACTTTGACGAGCGGGACATACGGGGGTCCACGACGGGGACCCCCAAGGGTTTCCAGGAAGAACGGCCGATGGCCAACTTCCCTAACCGCTTCGAGATGCGTAGTGGAGGAGCAACGGCAGCAGCAGGAGCCTCAGCGTCTGctgctgcaggaggaggaggaggaggaggaggaggtggtgctaGTGGGGCAGGATCTGCAGCAGGAGGTCCTGCCTGGAATAGAGGAGGTCCTGCCTTCAACGCAGATGTCCACAAAGACTTTGATGACAGGCGGCGACCGTGGGAAAGGCAGAGGGACCGTGACGAGCGAGAGCGAGACTTTGACTTCCGAAGGGAGATGAACGGCAACCGgcacagcagagagagggatCGGGAGCGCGAACGGGAGAGGGACAGGGACCCTTGA